The following proteins are encoded in a genomic region of Leptospira ryugenii:
- the ispF gene encoding 2-C-methyl-D-erythritol 2,4-cyclodiphosphate synthase, with amino-acid sequence MFRVGNGIDFHRLINEPFRPLMLAGVEVKSDFAFLGHSDADVILHAVADAILGAAGLGDIGQHFPDTDPIHKNMQSSLIVHKALSLAAEKGWKLVNVDCTYVGDHPKINPIRKELQQSLANIVSLPLEDVSIKATTSEGMGALGRSEGVLVMATILLEK; translated from the coding sequence ATGTTTCGAGTTGGAAATGGAATCGATTTTCACAGGCTTATCAATGAGCCATTTCGTCCGTTGATGTTAGCTGGTGTAGAGGTAAAATCAGATTTCGCTTTTTTGGGTCATAGCGATGCAGATGTGATCTTACATGCAGTCGCGGATGCAATATTGGGTGCGGCAGGTTTAGGTGATATTGGACAACACTTCCCAGACACAGATCCTATTCATAAAAATATGCAATCTAGTCTGATTGTACACAAAGCTCTTTCTTTGGCCGCGGAAAAAGGATGGAAGCTTGTCAATGTGGATTGCACTTATGTTGGTGACCATCCAAAGATCAATCCCATTCGCAAAGAACTCCAGCAATCTCTTGCAAACATCGTATCCTTGCCACTAGAAGACGTTTCCATTAAGGCAACAACCTCGGAGGGAATGGGAGCCCTTGGTCGCTCAGAGGGTGTTTTGGTGATGGCGACTATCTTATTGGAAAAGTAA
- the nadA gene encoding quinolinate synthase NadA, whose translation MSLVTQEELIKKLKPVYLDHEIDGRILPLTEEINRLKKEKNAVILGHNYMTPDVFWGVSDIIGDSLYLSKMAKETKADIILFNGVHFMAETAKILSPQKKVLIADLKAGCSLAESITREDVRKLKAEYPGVPVVTYVNCSAEVKAETDVCCTSANAVQIVNAIDSDTIIFLPDEYLAGNVQKETNKKLITHPGRCMVHEMYTPEDIRSTKRLFNNDVTVITHPECHEDVVAEADFSGSTSQMVDFIQKSKTNKIMLVTECSMGDNLRSQFPEKEFVSTCQTCPHMKRITLEKVRDALLEEKFEIFLEEEVILSAQKSVNRMLELSFKK comes from the coding sequence ATGTCACTTGTTACCCAAGAAGAGCTCATCAAAAAACTAAAACCTGTTTACCTAGACCATGAAATTGATGGTCGCATCCTTCCTCTCACCGAAGAAATCAACCGACTTAAAAAAGAAAAAAATGCTGTGATTCTAGGTCACAATTATATGACACCAGATGTCTTTTGGGGTGTATCCGATATTATTGGCGACTCGCTCTACCTTTCCAAAATGGCAAAGGAAACCAAAGCCGATATCATTTTGTTCAACGGTGTGCATTTTATGGCGGAGACTGCTAAAATTCTTTCTCCGCAAAAAAAGGTGCTCATTGCAGATTTAAAAGCGGGGTGTTCACTTGCGGAATCCATCACGAGAGAAGATGTTCGCAAATTAAAAGCAGAATACCCGGGAGTTCCTGTTGTAACCTACGTAAATTGCTCAGCCGAGGTCAAAGCGGAAACCGATGTCTGTTGTACCTCTGCAAATGCCGTGCAGATTGTAAACGCAATTGATTCGGATACCATTATCTTTCTTCCAGATGAGTATTTGGCTGGCAATGTCCAGAAGGAGACCAACAAGAAGCTGATTACACATCCAGGTCGCTGTATGGTGCACGAAATGTACACTCCTGAAGATATTCGATCAACAAAGAGGCTATTTAATAATGATGTGACTGTGATTACTCATCCTGAGTGCCATGAAGATGTGGTGGCAGAGGCAGACTTTTCTGGGTCAACATCGCAGATGGTAGACTTCATTCAAAAATCTAAAACTAATAAGATAATGTTAGTAACAGAGTGTTCTATGGGAGACAATCTGCGTTCTCAATTCCCTGAAAAGGAATTTGTATCTACTTGCCAGACCTGTCCACATATGAAAAGGATCACTCTAGAAAAAGTAAGAGATGCACTTCTTGAAGAAAAATTTGAAATCTTTCTGGAAGAAGAAGTCATTTTAAGTGCACAAAAATCCGTAAATCGGATGTTAGAATTAAGTTTCAAAAAGTAG
- a CDS encoding ABC transporter permease subunit, protein MWKYFLKRLLLIIPTLIGITFVVFLISHLAPGGPLDSEIAKIKGAANQTGASTKQISQEEIELIKKRLHLDKPIPIAYLYWLKQILTFDLGESRLHSRKVTELIYEKLPVSLIFGLSGFFLTYFICIPLGIRKALKDGSLFDFLSSFFIFFTYSLPVFAFAMLLLYLFASGEVFSIFPLGHEVSDYYEDLSTWGKFVDRMNHMFLPVLCYVIGSFAILTLLMKNSLLDQIAKEYVRTAVSKGLSFSDAIYRHALRNSLIPIATGFGSNLTLIFSGSLFIELVFNIDGMGLLSFEAVRERDTDLMMGLLLAQSLLGLLGKIISDLCYVAIDPRIEFE, encoded by the coding sequence ATGTGGAAATACTTCTTAAAAAGACTTTTGCTTATCATTCCAACTCTTATCGGTATTACCTTTGTAGTATTTTTGATTTCCCACTTAGCACCAGGTGGCCCACTTGATAGTGAAATTGCGAAAATAAAAGGAGCGGCTAACCAGACTGGCGCCTCTACTAAACAAATTTCCCAAGAAGAGATAGAGTTAATCAAAAAACGTCTACATCTAGATAAACCCATTCCTATAGCGTATCTTTACTGGCTAAAACAAATCCTAACCTTTGACCTAGGTGAATCTAGGCTACATTCTCGAAAAGTCACGGAGTTGATTTATGAAAAACTCCCAGTCTCCTTAATTTTTGGGCTTTCAGGCTTTTTTTTAACCTACTTTATTTGTATTCCTTTGGGGATTCGAAAGGCTTTAAAGGATGGTAGCCTATTTGATTTTCTAAGTAGTTTCTTTATATTTTTCACATATTCCTTGCCAGTATTTGCTTTCGCAATGTTGCTTTTATACCTTTTCGCTTCCGGCGAAGTATTTTCAATCTTTCCATTGGGTCATGAAGTATCTGATTATTATGAGGATCTGAGTACATGGGGTAAATTCGTTGATAGAATGAACCACATGTTTCTACCTGTTCTTTGTTATGTGATTGGTTCCTTTGCTATTTTGACCTTATTAATGAAAAATAGTCTACTCGACCAAATTGCAAAAGAATATGTTCGAACAGCCGTCAGCAAAGGTTTGTCATTTTCCGATGCCATATACCGCCATGCACTCAGAAACTCTTTAATTCCGATTGCAACTGGATTTGGAAGCAATCTTACATTGATATTTTCAGGATCTTTGTTTATCGAGTTAGTATTCAACATAGATGGAATGGGTTTGCTTAGTTTTGAAGCAGTAAGAGAACGGGATACCGACCTAATGATGGGTCTTTTGTTGGCTCAAAGTTTGTTAGGGCTTTTGGGAAAAATAATATCAGATTTATGTTATGTGGCGATTGATCCTAGGATAGAATTTGAATGA
- the ftsZ gene encoding cell division protein FtsZ: MLYLEEEKTSPAIIKVVGIGGGGMNAVTRMVNSQMKGVDFLVMNTDEQVLLKTPVENKIQLGNKVTRGRGAGGDPDLGQKAAIEDKDRIAAALKDADMVFITAGMGGGTGTGAAPIVAAIAKELKCLVVGVVTVPFSFEGKRRADLASQGIEQLRANVDTLITIRNDSIFQVVDKNTAIDQAFRVIDDILLNGVKGISDIVNHPGIINVDFADVKTIMKDTGDAILGVGEGMGETRVSDAVEQAINNTLLEDSSIQGAKSLLINVTGGSDLTIHEWNEVSQIITAQADPDANIIIGLNEDKNLNEMIRVTVIATGFQKKQMQRLPKEPRVVGGEEIGSSLHSFMKKQEEPNRSQLRSEAQNIADSARQLRSNARNLASQKQNGNSGYQSYGEDYDIPTFLRKKTDS; the protein is encoded by the coding sequence ATGCTGTATCTAGAAGAAGAAAAGACAAGTCCAGCAATCATCAAAGTAGTTGGGATTGGCGGTGGCGGAATGAATGCCGTTACTCGAATGGTAAATTCCCAAATGAAAGGCGTTGACTTTCTTGTGATGAATACCGATGAACAAGTTTTATTAAAAACACCAGTCGAAAATAAAATTCAATTAGGAAATAAAGTCACACGAGGAAGAGGAGCAGGTGGAGATCCGGACTTAGGCCAGAAGGCTGCCATAGAAGATAAGGATAGGATTGCTGCGGCCTTAAAAGATGCAGATATGGTTTTCATCACTGCTGGTATGGGTGGGGGTACGGGAACTGGTGCGGCACCGATCGTTGCGGCAATAGCCAAGGAGTTGAAATGTTTAGTTGTTGGAGTTGTTACAGTTCCTTTTTCGTTTGAAGGAAAGAGGAGAGCTGATTTAGCAAGCCAAGGTATTGAACAACTTCGAGCAAATGTGGACACTCTGATCACAATCAGAAATGATTCTATTTTTCAAGTTGTTGATAAGAATACCGCAATTGACCAGGCATTCCGTGTTATCGATGATATTTTGTTAAATGGCGTGAAAGGGATTAGCGATATCGTAAATCATCCTGGTATCATCAATGTTGATTTTGCCGATGTGAAAACGATCATGAAAGATACTGGTGATGCTATCCTTGGCGTCGGGGAAGGGATGGGTGAAACCAGAGTATCCGATGCCGTCGAACAAGCGATCAACAACACTCTCTTAGAAGACTCTTCCATTCAAGGTGCTAAGTCCTTATTGATCAATGTGACTGGTGGGAGCGACCTTACCATTCACGAGTGGAATGAAGTTTCCCAAATCATTACTGCGCAGGCAGATCCTGATGCAAACATCATCATTGGCTTAAATGAAGATAAAAATCTGAATGAGATGATCCGTGTAACCGTGATCGCTACTGGATTCCAAAAGAAACAAATGCAACGTTTGCCAAAAGAACCGCGTGTCGTTGGCGGAGAGGAAATTGGTTCCAGTTTGCACTCCTTTATGAAAAAGCAAGAGGAGCCCAACCGTTCTCAACTCAGATCTGAAGCACAGAATATTGCAGATTCCGCAAGGCAGCTAAGATCTAATGCCAGAAATCTGGCCTCCCAAAAGCAAAATGGAAATTCGGGATACCAATCTTATGGTGAGGATTACGATATCCCCACCTTTCTCCGAAAGAAGACAGATTCTTAA
- a CDS encoding PP2C family protein-serine/threonine phosphatase, producing MTMTFGRELSSRRTSGLIRAYAQENKIGLTSNLFPDILEDEIFSKMMRDPNFWISQELEEKIIFAISQSLDISGILYHLGTESLITNAYDLLPMDNSKVTLEELIHRIPILINRLTRTVSLNVEILNSKLAVFQFEYLHRYTEKWYDAIFFQGMLNGLAVLFELKEFNIQMTKTKLYGIHVTHKDLGPDIQFGADTNEYHFQWKDEPYQLSRSTLNKDDLSNRHKVMMVSKGEDTSEELSFVDVGEVVKKSRELAIENRDLEAAVEILKSFKYELEKKQLSIAKDLKLAKNIQKGLIPQIIPDWKGIQFWAAYSPMQEVSGDYYDYFPFQSDRLGIVVCDVSGHGVPAAFITALSKMLFTNYKYAKPSESFKHINRDLLDLVKQQGYTTCVYALIERDYRIVYSIAGHPRPILFRHKTGKAEIQEGEGTFLGMFPDGGDTYRDHSLQLEPGDKLFLYTDGITEAENDRGESFGEERLISLIEKTKDLSIQDSIESIINVHKEFTMGTDPMDDITLLGFQLSPRLPEFNHHKELADKHYKRKNFKDACDEYKKAHEILPRELITQLAYGKALANAGKYDEAILLLETYNRFKTNNYLSHAVLGFCYYKVSQFEKAELEWKKAHSLNDDNLSILFNLAKVYEKLGQRAKLKEMTDRMKRIEASFRHILPLEKKWESMLDE from the coding sequence ATGACTATGACTTTTGGACGAGAATTATCCTCACGTAGGACCTCTGGATTGATCCGAGCCTATGCCCAAGAAAACAAAATCGGTCTGACTTCGAACCTTTTCCCAGATATTTTGGAGGACGAGATCTTCTCTAAAATGATGCGAGACCCAAATTTTTGGATTTCGCAAGAACTGGAAGAAAAGATTATCTTTGCGATCAGCCAGAGTTTGGATATCTCTGGTATTCTCTACCACCTAGGCACCGAAAGTCTCATTACCAATGCATATGATTTACTTCCGATGGATAACTCAAAGGTTACCTTAGAAGAGTTGATCCACCGCATTCCTATTCTAATCAATCGATTGACCAGAACCGTCAGTCTTAACGTTGAAATTCTAAACTCCAAATTGGCCGTCTTTCAATTCGAATACTTACACCGGTACACAGAAAAATGGTATGATGCGATTTTTTTCCAAGGTATGTTAAACGGCTTAGCTGTTTTGTTTGAGCTAAAAGAATTCAACATTCAAATGACCAAAACGAAGTTATATGGTATCCACGTAACTCATAAAGATTTGGGCCCTGATATCCAATTTGGTGCTGATACAAATGAGTATCATTTCCAATGGAAGGATGAACCGTATCAACTCTCACGATCTACACTCAATAAGGATGATCTCTCCAATCGACACAAAGTCATGATGGTATCTAAAGGAGAAGATACATCCGAAGAACTGTCTTTCGTCGATGTTGGAGAGGTGGTTAAGAAGTCGAGAGAGTTGGCCATTGAAAACCGAGACTTAGAAGCTGCGGTTGAGATTTTAAAATCATTTAAGTATGAGTTAGAAAAAAAACAATTATCGATAGCAAAAGATCTTAAACTTGCCAAAAACATTCAAAAAGGTCTTATCCCACAAATCATTCCTGATTGGAAAGGGATTCAATTTTGGGCTGCCTACAGTCCTATGCAGGAAGTAAGTGGCGATTATTATGATTATTTTCCTTTCCAATCGGATCGATTGGGCATTGTTGTTTGTGATGTATCTGGACACGGTGTACCTGCTGCATTTATCACAGCCCTATCAAAGATGCTATTCACAAATTATAAATATGCAAAACCTTCTGAATCATTCAAACATATCAATCGAGATTTGTTGGATTTAGTCAAACAACAAGGTTACACTACTTGTGTGTATGCACTTATAGAAAGAGACTATCGCATTGTATATTCCATCGCAGGACATCCACGTCCAATTTTGTTTCGTCATAAAACAGGTAAGGCAGAAATCCAAGAAGGTGAGGGAACTTTTTTAGGAATGTTTCCTGATGGAGGGGACACCTATCGAGACCATAGTTTGCAATTGGAGCCAGGCGATAAACTTTTCCTCTACACGGATGGGATAACGGAAGCTGAAAATGATAGAGGAGAATCCTTTGGAGAAGAGCGATTGATAAGTCTAATAGAAAAGACAAAAGATCTGAGTATCCAAGATAGCATAGAATCAATTATAAATGTCCATAAAGAATTTACAATGGGAACAGATCCTATGGACGACATTACTTTGTTAGGTTTCCAGTTGTCACCTAGATTACCTGAATTCAATCATCATAAAGAATTAGCAGACAAACATTATAAACGAAAAAATTTCAAAGATGCTTGTGATGAGTATAAAAAAGCCCATGAAATATTGCCACGGGAGTTGATAACACAATTGGCATATGGTAAGGCATTGGCAAACGCGGGAAAGTATGATGAGGCCATTCTTCTATTAGAAACATACAATAGATTTAAAACAAATAATTATCTTTCACATGCAGTTTTGGGATTTTGTTATTATAAGGTTTCCCAATTTGAGAAAGCGGAATTGGAATGGAAAAAAGCACATTCTCTCAATGATGATAACCTTTCGATTTTGTTTAATTTGGCTAAGGTATATGAAAAATTGGGACAGAGAGCCAAATTGAAAGAAATGACAGATCGTATGAAACGAATTGAAGCGAGTTTTAGGCATATTCTCCCTTTGGAAAAAAAATGGGAATCTATGTTAGATGAATAG
- a CDS encoding ABC transporter ATP-binding protein, with translation MLKVKNLSVSYQNSNLFSFQSTELKAVESVSFEIPARHILGLVGESGCGKSTIGRAILQLQKIKSGEILYQEQDLSSLNKKEKLAIRKKIQVVFQDPYSSLNPRLTIEEIITEGLNVHHRSMSASEKKERAAYALQKVNLPAEILSRYPHEFSGGQRQRIAIARALILGPELVVCDEAVSALDISTQAQVINNLLDLRDELGISILFISHDLNIVKHISDNIAVMYLGKIVEMGSKQQISENPAHPYTKALFSASFDIKQRTKFPKALVGEIPSLTQKPSGCYFQTRCPNVQNQCKTIAPEEKKLSDGRMVSCHFPIHRSE, from the coding sequence ATGTTAAAAGTAAAAAATCTTTCCGTATCTTATCAAAACTCAAATCTTTTCTCTTTTCAATCGACAGAACTCAAAGCCGTAGAATCTGTCTCCTTTGAGATACCTGCACGTCATATCCTAGGCTTGGTTGGTGAGTCAGGTTGTGGCAAATCAACAATTGGTAGAGCTATCCTCCAACTTCAGAAGATAAAATCGGGAGAAATCTTGTACCAAGAGCAAGACCTTTCTTCTTTAAACAAGAAAGAAAAGCTGGCGATCCGAAAGAAGATCCAAGTGGTTTTCCAAGATCCCTATTCTTCACTCAATCCACGTTTGACAATTGAGGAGATCATTACCGAAGGTTTAAACGTTCACCATAGGTCTATGTCAGCTTCCGAAAAAAAAGAGAGAGCTGCTTATGCGCTCCAAAAAGTAAATTTGCCAGCAGAGATTCTTTCACGGTATCCACATGAGTTTTCTGGCGGCCAGAGGCAAAGGATTGCTATCGCTCGAGCATTGATCCTCGGTCCAGAACTAGTCGTTTGTGATGAAGCAGTTAGTGCTCTGGATATCTCGACCCAAGCGCAAGTAATCAATAATTTATTGGACTTAAGAGATGAATTGGGGATATCAATCCTTTTCATTTCCCATGATTTGAATATCGTTAAGCATATTTCCGATAACATTGCCGTTATGTATTTAGGAAAAATTGTTGAAATGGGAAGCAAACAACAAATTTCCGAAAACCCTGCACACCCTTATACAAAGGCACTCTTTTCTGCGAGTTTTGACATCAAACAAAGAACCAAGTTTCCGAAGGCACTCGTAGGAGAAATACCCAGTCTCACACAGAAACCATCGGGATGCTATTTCCAAACGCGCTGTCCAAACGTCCAAAACCAATGCAAAACGATCGCTCCTGAAGAAAAAAAACTTTCTGATGGAAGAATGGTCTCTTGCCATTTTCCAATTCATAGATCAGAATAG
- a CDS encoding penicillin-binding protein activator LpoB codes for MKRVLLILTLVAVVFACASGPKRLDDTTDFVADSGGLTSQELVRAAEKLADQIGVYFKENPQDAGVFVAHYPTRNDTSEQIQTELFDNAFVSKLIKNKIYTVRTKTREQSLSEIQFSLSGLTSNKLSIGKLKSPNYFVRCEINENMFTSDGEKIVEQSINIELVEVETTIAVWSEKVSYRKQAVRGNRGVGW; via the coding sequence ATGAAGCGAGTTTTATTGATCCTTACCTTAGTTGCGGTCGTCTTTGCCTGTGCAAGCGGACCAAAGAGATTGGATGACACAACAGATTTTGTCGCAGATTCCGGTGGCCTCACAAGCCAAGAATTGGTAAGAGCAGCAGAAAAATTAGCAGACCAAATTGGGGTCTATTTTAAAGAAAATCCGCAAGATGCAGGTGTCTTTGTGGCTCATTACCCAACTCGCAATGATACATCAGAGCAAATCCAGACCGAGCTTTTTGACAATGCCTTTGTTTCTAAACTCATCAAAAACAAAATTTATACAGTTCGTACCAAAACCCGCGAACAGTCCTTAAGTGAAATCCAATTCAGTTTATCTGGGCTAACATCCAATAAACTTTCCATTGGAAAATTGAAATCACCTAATTACTTTGTTCGTTGCGAAATCAACGAAAACATGTTTACTTCCGATGGAGAAAAGATCGTTGAACAGTCCATCAATATCGAGTTAGTCGAAGTAGAAACTACGATTGCTGTCTGGTCAGAAAAAGTTTCCTATCGAAAACAAGCAGTTCGTGGAAACCGTGGCGTTGGCTGGTAA
- a CDS encoding carotenoid 1,2-hydratase, whose amino-acid sequence MNRVLSFFVSIAFCLSFSFPKDHSFHSDAMIEWVYFVGHIESDKNKTFGYELSFFKVSIPESMVDAKVMLFPVHFALSDPSSQKHLSFQTKNRNIGGMASFDDKMIVSGEYSLKILSDSEFEILAFPKGSQSSLSLKLKASKDKLVHGEKGKSRKSRRNPEIFSYYYSYPFLETKGTLVWEGTRHDITKGKSWMDHEWTEKFKGQSAFASQESSWDWMCLMTDDGDEFVAFAFAENKELSKENTAILRTKQKEQRQYYDNKDISLEVVPSGKWISPKSRIEYPLEWKVKFKDGDFLVKPVFSEQEFDGRQSTGMIYWEGMVIAEGQIFGKKKKAIGYLELKGYKASKRWWEL is encoded by the coding sequence ATGAATAGAGTCCTTTCGTTTTTTGTATCCATTGCTTTTTGTCTTTCCTTTTCCTTTCCTAAGGATCATAGTTTTCATTCCGATGCCATGATAGAGTGGGTTTATTTTGTAGGGCATATCGAGTCAGACAAAAACAAAACGTTCGGTTATGAACTTTCCTTTTTCAAAGTCTCAATTCCGGAATCTATGGTGGATGCAAAAGTGATGTTGTTTCCTGTACACTTTGCACTTTCCGACCCTTCTAGTCAAAAACATCTGAGCTTTCAGACCAAAAATCGAAACATTGGCGGAATGGCTTCCTTTGATGATAAGATGATAGTATCAGGTGAATATTCACTAAAGATTCTTTCTGATTCAGAATTTGAAATTTTGGCATTCCCAAAAGGCTCCCAATCATCACTCAGTTTGAAACTGAAGGCTAGCAAAGACAAACTTGTACATGGAGAGAAGGGAAAATCGAGAAAGTCCAGAAGGAATCCAGAAATCTTTTCTTATTATTATAGTTATCCATTTTTGGAAACAAAAGGAACTTTGGTTTGGGAAGGAACCCGTCATGACATTACCAAAGGTAAATCCTGGATGGACCATGAATGGACAGAAAAATTCAAAGGCCAGTCAGCATTTGCATCTCAAGAATCTTCTTGGGATTGGATGTGTCTGATGACGGATGATGGTGATGAGTTTGTCGCATTTGCATTTGCAGAAAATAAAGAATTATCCAAAGAAAACACTGCCATTCTTCGGACTAAACAGAAAGAGCAAAGGCAATACTATGATAACAAAGACATTTCATTGGAGGTTGTCCCCTCTGGAAAATGGATTAGCCCCAAAAGTCGAATCGAGTATCCCTTAGAATGGAAGGTAAAGTTTAAAGATGGTGACTTTTTGGTAAAGCCAGTATTCTCAGAACAAGAGTTTGATGGACGGCAAAGTACGGGAATGATCTATTGGGAAGGTATGGTGATTGCAGAGGGACAGATTTTTGGAAAAAAGAAAAAAGCAATCGGATACCTTGAGTTAAAAGGATACAAAGCCTCTAAACGTTGGTGGGAGTTGTAA
- a CDS encoding ABC transporter ATP-binding protein — MTVANENNLLDVRDLSVSLHTEHGTVGIIEGISFAIQKGEIFALVGESGCGKSISSLSLTRLLPANTAEYPKGEVLFLGKDLLKLPEGELRKIRGKEIAYIFQEPFSALNPLHKIGAQLTEGFLYHGLGNERQALDKAEYLLTKVGITDVKQRLNQYPNQFSGGMLQRVSIAMALMCDPKLLVADEPTSAIDVTIQLQLIELLLELKREIGMSILFISHDIGLVSHVADRIGVMYAGKLVEFGKTDDVIDHTLHPYAKALIEAYPSSNSFGKRLLTIDGIVPSPKDYPEGCHFFDRCRVRMDICKRQDPPFRTFSTSHIVQCHLEDL, encoded by the coding sequence ATGACCGTAGCAAATGAAAATAATTTATTGGATGTACGCGATCTTTCGGTAAGTTTGCACACCGAACATGGTACTGTCGGTATCATTGAAGGTATTTCATTTGCTATCCAGAAGGGAGAAATCTTTGCGTTAGTTGGAGAGTCGGGCTGTGGAAAATCGATTAGCTCTCTTTCATTGACAAGACTACTACCAGCCAATACCGCTGAGTACCCCAAAGGTGAGGTGCTTTTTTTGGGAAAAGACTTACTTAAATTGCCGGAAGGAGAATTGAGAAAGATTCGAGGAAAGGAAATCGCTTATATCTTTCAAGAACCATTCTCCGCTTTAAATCCTTTGCATAAGATAGGTGCCCAATTAACAGAAGGTTTCTTGTATCATGGATTGGGCAATGAAAGACAAGCCCTAGATAAAGCTGAATATCTTCTCACAAAAGTGGGGATTACCGATGTTAAACAAAGATTGAATCAATACCCCAATCAATTTTCAGGAGGGATGTTACAAAGGGTATCCATTGCAATGGCATTGATGTGCGATCCTAAACTTTTGGTAGCAGACGAACCAACATCAGCTATAGACGTAACCATTCAGCTTCAGTTGATAGAGCTACTTTTGGAGCTAAAAAGAGAGATAGGTATGTCCATTCTATTTATTTCTCATGATATTGGGTTGGTTTCACATGTGGCGGATAGAATCGGTGTGATGTATGCTGGTAAACTCGTAGAATTTGGGAAAACGGATGATGTGATTGACCATACTTTGCATCCCTATGCTAAAGCATTGATTGAAGCTTATCCTTCGAGCAATTCATTTGGGAAACGTTTGCTTACGATAGATGGGATTGTACCTAGTCCGAAGGATTACCCAGAGGGTTGCCATTTCTTTGATCGATGTCGAGTCAGGATGGACATTTGTAAAAGGCAAGATCCACCTTTTCGAACATTTAGCACCTCACATATCGTTCAGTGCCATCTAGAGGATTTGTAA
- a CDS encoding ABC transporter permease subunit: MFNNPANVRKWNKFKANKKAYYSLLILFYSYFLSLFSPIIINNKPILMIVDNRVSFPIFFFYPASDFGLEEATEPNYKKLVKNPLFIQKNPFYLFPPIPYGVNEDNLDSLEEGMSPPTKPDAKHWFGTDDRGRDVFTRIIYGYRLAMTFSIILVILELFLASVIGGIQGYFVGKVDLVLQRLIEILSAIPFLYLILIMGAFFGRSFSVLLITYGVLSWIGLSYYMRGEFLKLRTLAFTDAARSMGASSFSILFKHLLPNALTPLVTFLPFILISAISILSALDFLGYGIPAPNPSWGELIGQGRERLTAWWLITFPSTALFLTILLAAFVGEGLRDAFDPKEKVLYR, translated from the coding sequence ATCTTTAACAATCCTGCAAACGTTAGAAAATGGAATAAATTTAAAGCGAATAAAAAGGCATACTACTCATTGCTAATTCTCTTTTATTCATATTTTTTATCGTTATTTTCTCCAATCATTATAAACAATAAGCCAATTTTGATGATTGTAGATAATCGTGTGTCCTTTCCCATTTTTTTCTTTTATCCAGCATCGGATTTCGGACTTGAGGAAGCAACAGAGCCTAACTATAAAAAGTTGGTTAAAAATCCACTGTTTATTCAAAAAAATCCATTCTATTTATTTCCACCCATACCCTATGGGGTGAACGAGGATAATTTGGATAGTTTAGAGGAGGGTATGAGCCCTCCCACCAAACCAGATGCAAAACATTGGTTTGGGACGGATGATCGGGGTAGGGATGTGTTCACTCGGATCATTTATGGGTATCGGCTAGCTATGACATTTAGCATCATCCTCGTGATACTTGAATTGTTTCTAGCTTCCGTTATTGGAGGTATACAAGGATATTTTGTTGGTAAAGTGGATTTGGTTTTACAAAGGCTGATTGAAATATTATCAGCGATCCCATTTTTATATCTCATTTTGATCATGGGCGCATTTTTTGGAAGAAGTTTTTCCGTGCTTCTTATCACCTATGGAGTGTTAAGCTGGATTGGTCTGAGTTATTACATGCGAGGTGAGTTTTTGAAATTAAGGACACTTGCATTTACTGATGCTGCAAGATCGATGGGGGCATCTTCATTTTCGATTCTATTCAAACATTTACTTCCAAATGCCCTTACCCCATTAGTGACATTTTTACCATTCATTTTGATCTCAGCAATTTCAATCCTGTCAGCCTTGGACTTTTTAGGTTACGGGATACCTGCACCCAATCCTTCTTGGGGAGAGCTGATTGGACAAGGTAGGGAGCGTTTAACCGCATGGTGGCTAATCACCTTTCCTTCGACAGCTCTGTTTTTGACAATTTTACTTGCTGCTTTTGTCGGTGAAGGCCTTCGAGATGCATTTGATCCAAAAGAAAAGGTACTCTACAGATGA